ttaatatgatctGCTGCAGATCCAAAATACTCAATCAATATTCGAGAATAGATCACTAGTATCCTATATGACATCTGCTTTACAGGTAACCacaaaactggttatcatccaccttcacaaccacaatcctcacatgcacattccatttcatattgctttgcaacattacattcacatgtttaaatgatttgactgtgccaagtggcacactactaatgctgttacagaacaaatttctttccctactcatccacattaacttacatttttgtacatgaagagcaagctgccattcatgacaactaggaatcttcaaataaatttgtagttgaaatatggacaacaagcagccctataatggaatgacgataatgaaaatttgtgctgggctgggatttgaaccctgaTTTTCTGCTTATTGCAAGAGGTCATCTTACCATTAAGCTACCCAAGCATGCCTCATGGGCAGACTCGATCTTCTATATGTTGTTAACCATGTGTCTATAACCAACACTAGTACATCCATTATgtctattcccatacaggggagacattttaattgaaagtcacttgcccagtgttggtagttaaataagatattgcagtgcctgtgttgttcagaagtacaatgtagTGGTCTGTCTGACATGTATGTATGTCCAGAGGACCACTGCATCACACCTCTTACGAAAACAAGCAGTGCAATATTGTATCTTAAGTAGAAATCTTGTGTAAGGCATCTTGTATCCCATTACAGTCACACAACAGTGAAAAGTTCCTGTACATCACATtattatcagtaaataaacagattgctgcccaccctatatgtttatgatttccattgtttcttttttgttaatgcATTGATGTCCTAGATCTTTCACCCCTTCTACCACATGCATTACTGTTCAtgaataacaaacatggaaagcaaataacACACTGTACACATCACAAACACAAATCCAATGCTCTTCATACCCTTTCATAGAAAATCTCCTCATATACTCACTTTTTTACCACCACCTACAACCTTTTGACTTACAAGTGTAGTAatcttaactaaattgaatatattaattttaccaatataaatttaactgtttaaatgtatttaaaattttataattgaaacTTTAACATTATGATGGGGGAAAAGAAGCACAGAGCAGCAAGAATCAAATGTGAGCTGACAAACTGCCAGCTGGTATGCTTGAACAGTGCACCATGGCACTTATATGTCAAGTATTGCTCACAAATCCCTCATACTTTACTCACAAATTATCAGAGAGAACTTTACATTTTTTATGGCCCATGCAGGTGACATATGATAGTAAGTTCAAAGGGGCATCCACCCATTTCTACTCACACAGTTTGATCCAGATTTGTTAGGATTTAAATTTGGAATAGGTGTACCTAACTCTAATTCTTCCTTTCTTCTCCAAAAATCTACTGGAAAAGGGCCTCTTTAGTAGAACATATACTGAATTTACCATATTGCTTTCACATCACCTTACAGAcatcttcaaagaaaaatactgacttgtGAATGACATCATGCCCTTAGTGCCACCAGGGATAATGTCACACCAGAGCATGTGCAATCAAAAcagacagttttattgcttttttgaGTTGAGCATAGTGTGGATGACCATTTCAGCACTtgacacttgtttctggttatcatatggagagcactacaaaacattttttcgtccattttatttgcataccagcacacattttatgagaaatggtataattttagtgcaatgtttacagtgaGCTGTAGCATGTTAAAACATGATCACCAGCCACACTGCCATCAGTAGTCAGCAACAAACTGGTGCAGGAAAATCACTAAAGAAATTCATGAAAACTATCAGTTTTGTCATATCTCCACTGCCATAACTTTTTACAGACTTCTTCGAGCATTTTGTATGGGATCACGTCCAAATGATTAGGCTATCACGAGTTCTGTGCTCATTGTGTTCCAAAATGACTTTCTGAGAATCACAGAACTCAGCTGATGACTGCTTCTCTTGACAGTCTTCTCTCAATGTGTAGAAATTAGGGATTAAGTTGGGTAAGAGGATTGTTGAGGGAGAATTATGGTGAATTAGTGGGGAGTTACTCTTTGTATAACAGTGCAGAtggagatgacacagtgattaacaTGTTGAGAATTGATGGAAGAAGTAATTAGTACATCTGGTGTAGTGTTTTAGGCTGGCAGCAGTAGACTATAGGTGTTGATAGGCAAGAGTGAAGATTTCTTCAGTGGGTTCATAGCAACAAGCCATAATGAGATGTATTGAATGGTTGGACTTACGAGTTTCAGAAGAAAGTAGAAATTGGTGCGCAAGTGGTCTTAGGACTGAGAAATGAGAAATTCCACAGAGTACTTTTTAGAAGCAATTGGAGGCCATGCTAGACTTCTTGACTGCAGTCGATGCAGCAAGTCTTGTCTATTGATTACATTACCACcaccaattatcatcatcatctggaatctgttgtttgtacaacagctacaaaattgcagtaaatataaggCATACCTGGTAGATTTCTACAGCTGTATCTGAAAGAACTTCTCTGTATTCAGTGAGATCAAAATTCtgtagacactgttcattctgtagtGATGTGTTTTCAGTTTGGAATGTTTTGTCTCCACTATACTGTTTCAGATTATGCAGAAGTCTCACAGTATTTGAAAGCCACAAAACCATTATATCAATATCATCATGGCCTTTCTTAGTAACTTTTTCGATGGTGTAGATAGTTGTTGTCAGGAGTAATCGTACTTTCTCATAATCATTTTGACAGTCGGCATGCCTAATGCACATGAACAAAGTGTATGCAGGCAATCCTGGCAGTAATGTTACAGCAATATGTGGCTTTAATTCTGCAATTAAAAGAATCTAAAATTCATAAACAATGGAAGTACTTCAATAAAGAGAACACATGAGtgaacataatgaaaaattattcaGGGATATATACTGACCAAATATCACATGCCTAACAATATGTCTAATCTCCTCTTTGTGAAACTCAAAAATTCCTTGGTAATGTCTTTCATTCTTTCTTATCCCTCTTCTGTTATTCCTTTGACCTTGCCTCTTCACTAGCACTTCCTCTATTGAGTTTTCAGCTGTTTCTGCATTGTTATCTAATTTGCTGGAAAACACTAGGGGAAAAAATGTAATATTGTTTCTGAAGCAGTTACACAATCATCATAacagcacctctcaaaatatggaataattttaacATCCTGTTTATTGGTCTTCAAAATATACTTCCACCCTGCATCCTTCAGCACTTCAGTTTGCAATTTTAAGCTGTTCTTGCATTGTGAAAGTTCCTCTTTAGCTAAATCTAGTTTTTCTTGAAGGACCTGGAATTTGTACACAACAcatttagaaataattaatatatccaAAATGTATTTTGCCATTTGCACTGATTGTGGTAAAAGTATAaggaaacaaaactgtatttgcaggcaatggattgggaaaaaataacaaagaataataaatgtgggattaattataaaactgctggggaaatgattgcactacaaattgcatctatttgcaaaccattacaagaaaaattccagtgatgatgttagatgaaaaagatcttgcatttctccttggaccatactgattttttcaataatgatggaTGTGCAGGATTTATGTACAGTTCCTTATTATCTAGTGAGAAGGTATCATGAAAGGTTATCCTCAGGAGTCACATTCTCTGGCCACAAAAAATCATAAGATATATTCATTGTATCTCTGTCAATTAAACCTTATACTTATTTCCTCacaaatcatttgtaattattggtCCATGTACATTGGGTGAAgtttaacaaaacacaagaaactaaatacAGTTTATCAGCATTCTTAAAATAGGGACTTCATAATTCAAGGATATATTAAACAGGTTGGGAAGCCACAGAAGATGATCACAGCATTTACAATCTTATAGTCATATTAGGAGGGTGAAATCTGTAACTCTGGGCGTACCAAGAGTATCCTGAGAggaagcattcagtaagtaatgtaaaggAGTACAATGCTTTAACATTTCTGGCTCAGTTCTTTACTGCATTATGagcatgaaatctgcagcaaatgacAGATGCAAAGTTGCCAGGATTTTTCTATGCTGAAACCAGTAGATTGTATACCATAATCaaagaaatgaagcagatgatGCAATACTGGGAGAAACTAAACTGctttcagaataagattttcactctgcagcggagtgtgtgcctgtcaggaagtttcactatactgCTTGCATATAGTGGCAATGAACTGCTAACTcattacaaaaacagcaataaattggataataatattttaaaatataacaactggaatttacataattattcatgGTATCAGCAAAGTTTTCACAGATGAGCTGCAGCTTGGCACAGGGTAAATGACAGCCAGTTGAGTCTTTGATTAGTACCCAACACAGTCAACATGTCTGCAACACATATCATTGTAAATATAATGATATCAATCAAAATTTTCATAATCAATCTAATGTTCATGACAATTTTTGTAACACATGTATATCTTCCAACATGCCTGTGTGAGAAGTGAAACCATTACAGATATGTTGacattacaacattttatttctgcgtAAAGAATATTTCATATCAAGTTGCTGTTAACCTAATAAAAATGTACTGGTAATCTAATAACTTACATATTCACACACGCCTTATTGCCACATTCTGCAAAGTAGATGTGAAAGTTAATTTAGCATCAGTTCCAGTCAACTCTACTCTTCACGAAAGAATGCCACTGACATAGGAATGAAGGTGAGTGACCATTCTGTGGAATTGTGATGAGGTTGGGTGAATGTGCATTGCTGTTGTTCAACTTTTAACATATTGTTTCTCAGCCACTCATGTGCACTAGTCCTGTCCATTATCTTAGTTGCCTCAGCCAGTTTCCAGCTGCAGAGCTTCATGATAAACCAAGTTACTTCTCATACTACaggaaacagactcagaaggagtatggatttcagtttgaacttttcagtgctccaggaaagtgtgttTTTAAGTGCAAGTACATTTCTTAGGTAAGCACAGCCCTTCCATCAGATTGGAGTGACATTAGTTAGCTGGAAAGTAGTGTTTGAGACAGTGAGATCAATGTGGGAATGTTTAGCTTCGATAGAAATTTTTAGAGTAATGTCTTTGTGTGATTCTTTCTCCATTTACATCGACTTTGAACTTACTTTTTAGTTATTATTGACAACAGCTGCCAGTAGCCAGCTGGAAGTGATGTATTCAActgacagcatttatcattttccagTCCAGAGCTcatatctctgaatctgtcctGAAAGTAGTTTGGTAAGTACAGGGCCTTCAGTTGTTGACTCTGGAGTAGTGAAAAGTTCAACCCTCTCTCACAGGTCAAGTCAAGGCTGGCAACCCTTATTTCAACTTACTGGGTAGTGTGGCAGTGCCGAGAAGTTATCCAGTTCTACTAATAATGCTTCAGATTAAATCTACAGAGCAGTAAATCACATTATTTGTGTAGCACACTGGTCATTGCTAAGAGTAGTGCATTCCAACTGCTGCCATGGATGGAATTGCATGCAATGCCACAGAAGCTCTGACATATGgacaaaaggaatgtttcaaacccaaCATTGCATAGTAATGAATGCAGCCATAAGGGTGATTGTTGTTTTAGTAATATAGTGGGGTTTAATAGCTGttattaaaatagaataaaaagttatgaaagtagtgataaaattataatatggtttataggaaattaggagtagcatagtatacaaatactagtttgacaaagagagaatgaaatttttcacagaaaagAACAAACATTAAGAAATTAAGACCCAAGATCAGTTGTGTaacaactgcaggtgtaaattgattccaatagaaaataaactgttttttttattaacaagaatatgaattttattggctGGAAAGACAATTATTCAGAGTTTTGCTTAATTGAATAATAAAGGTAATTATCTCATGTTAGTGCGTAGGTGCTCACCCAGAGGATACCAGCTTTAATGGTGGTGATGGAAGAAAGTTTCATCACAGGAATCTGGACAAGGGGATGAGGCAGGGAAAAGGTGGAAGCAGAGAAGAGAGGTGGGgtaacatccctaaagtgtgtcacTCAGTCACTATGAGAGGGCATTTTGTACTGTTGGTTATTCCTCAATCAAATGTGAATGTAAAGTTTTACAAACACCCTCCAAGGATTTGATTTGAAGAATGAAGTATGTGAAGTGagagtttactttcattccatgctaatctgcaatgacagaaaaaaactgcactgcaaaagcactcagcacagtcaactacacaagaaaaaaaagagaaaaaataaaaaaagaaagaataaaaatgaaatggacacttcaCTGCTGGGTCACAAGATGAAAGCAACAAACATTTTCCACTAGTACCTGACAGAGAAAACAGAATGGTATTTGTGCTTagccatgaagttcagcattaaGTAAGGGACTAACTGGAAACATCTAAAAAATTGGCATAATTATGAACTCTTAAAAAGACCACACAAAACTACAACTGTTATTGCTGATTGGGTCTCAGTCCTCTATGCATTCTCCTATTGTTAAGTTTTGTTACTGAGAAGAAAGCATAGAATAATACATTGTTTCCCCATTACAGCAGTCtgtattatcacctcttcatgcatgtgtgtttcctcctaagacatcctgtacatgctataagctgttttaatgaagtttttaaacattaatatgatctgaattaatattcaccagcttttctgaagtcacTCTTATAATTTCATGCTGCATAAAAGCCTCAGTTTGAGTTTGCGGGCTTTTAGTTAAGCTTGGAGGCAAAAGCTTGTGCTGATTATCATTCTCCTCTCTGAGtttctcattttcttgttggagttgttctctttctgcttgccacttatttttctcttggtGCAATTCATCTTCCAGCTGCCTACATGAATTTACAGTTTAGAGAGTTAATGATTCCCAGACTTAATTAACAAAAATAAGATATGGTACTGCATTTTTGCAAATACCTGTTTATCTTCTGTGCTTCAAATTCCAGTACTAGCTCCACAACCTCATTTATTAAGTGTACATGACTTTCATAGTTGATACTAGCAACATTCTTCAAACCTTCAGTTTGCTTTGCTagaatactgtgtaactgaatgcatTCCTCTCTCCATCTGTCAACTTCAAGTTGCAGCTGAATGTACTGCTCTGAATGAGAACAAATTTATAAactgtcataaataaatgaaattaatactaattCAAGTATAAGAAAATAACACCAGTCGTGTAGAAAATCAGATGTTATGCTGTTGAACAGTCACCTGTGAATGTCAAGTTACCATCCCTAGAGTATTTGGAAACACAGACTTAAAATGCACATCAGGAACACATTCTCAAACATTATATCtattatatttgttttagtgtTATAGCAATTTTATACCTTTAGCATGTAGTATGATAGAATAATTATTTCTGTCTAGAACTGGCAGTATTTGTAAAAACCTGCACTTACAGAAGTCCTCAATTATTAGAAAGAGCAGCTATGGaggaaaaaaaactatttttcagaatgaaaaccatgaacttggccatttgggaacaacagcaacaagaaagatCCTTACTATGATGAAGGAACAATTTGATCTTACTTAGCAATTCTTCTCGCCCTGGACCATCATCTAATGTTTGATTAGAACAGCAATCATCGAATGATAGCTGAAGTTTAGTCATATTTGCATGTAATCTTCGATTTTCCACTTCCAGTTGCTGCAACTGAAATTGACATATAAAAGGTGTCTCAAGAATGATGCCTCAGAGGTAACAGATACATAAAACAGAATTAAACTGACTCAACACTGCTCAGTTTATGTTCCTGGCTCAAAAAAGATTTTTATGTAATGATATCACTTATCATTTTTTATGTACAATTTGAGGTACCTTAATATGCAGTGGTCTTTGTAGTATTGCATACTTGAGATTACCTCAGAGTCTGTCACACATCTATAAGTATGAAGAACCTTGTCTCTTAACTGTGTCCACATTGGAGTCTATTTCTCAACAGAGTATTTGTTAAACAAACATGctgtaaaaatgtcaattttctctggtcctcttccctaacagttagttgaaaatggagctatttataatttttaacaCTACTGGTGAATGGGGTTGTTCATATTAATAGTTGGGTCTTTTGCAGCTCTGTTTATTTTATAATCAGTTTcatcataacaataataaacacctaCAGCCACTGCACATACCAAATGTTTAACAGTGTCGTGTGTAGCCTGCAACATCAAATGTTGCCTAAAGAAATAGTTGTTTTATGTTATGGACTAAAATCTACAtccaagttttatttcagtttcaccaCCATGTCTAAATGCCATAATAAACATGTTTAAAATACTCTAATGCTAACTATGAATGAgcactttttaaaaaacaaaaattatgacattgtagcctcgttgcctgggaggccccatccaggaaagttcagccccgggttgcaagtcttatttcaggtgacgcaacgttgggtggcttgcatgtcagtggtggtggtggtagtggtggtggtggtggtggtgacacaacaaggccggaaatcgaacctgggcccactgcatggcaggcaaacacattgccactcagctaagcaggttgacTACTAATAACAAATCAACATACATACACTGCAGACCACCATATAGAGCacagcagagggtactttgtgccactattaatcacttcctctcctatttgacttgcaaatggagcaatgaagaaatgaatatctaaaagcctccatacaggccctaatttcttacatcttatcttcatgatccttatgtgaaatgcatgttggtagcagtggattcattatgtagtcagcctcaaatgttggttctctaaatttcaggaataacgccttgcagaaagagcattatctttcctcaagggattctcatttaagttcataaagcatcttcataacacttgTGTGCTGATGGTGCCATGTACCCCTCATTCACCTAAAGGGATCAGCAACCCCTCAGACACTGAACCATCATGGGCTTGCATAGGTACAAGGTATTGCCTCACTGCACTGAACTGATCACATAAAGGATGACAGACAGCAGGACGAGCACCACCAGAGGTCCTCCACGTCAGGGACCTATTTCCTCAACTGGGTTGTGTGCAGAACTGGATTGGCATGAATTCCTCCATGTCCCATCTATACAGGACAGTGCAAGCCAATACGATTTGACGGTTCACCACACCAGGGTTCTGGGCCAATTCACACACACACCTCTAAGCAGCTAATCAGTCAGGGCCTGATCAGAAGCCACCACAGCAGCACTTATAACTTTCCAGTGATATCCTGAGACATACCTGTCAACCAGCTATGTTGAGCACTCGACCTCTGTCATTAGGGACTATCTGTGGCATGGTCTTCATGCCCCACAATGTTTATTCACTGAGTGCTCCAGGTGTGTGCCTGTTAGTGTCAGAGAAGTTATATTGtattttattgagaagagttttcctttgttattaaatctctctactgtggttgtaatagacccttgttcttgtttagctgtatcttactatttcttatcaagcatctacccatgggacaaattgcagattgaatctattggtaacaaatccagctgcccactctgaactgcttcatgtcttcctttaatccaacctgatggggatgccaaatacttgaatgaatgaatagcactagcattctatacaccatctcctttatggatgagctacactttgccaaaattcttcaactaaaatgaagtctaccattcaccttccctactgccattctgaggtattcattccacttcatatctacatctacatccaatcatTTCACTTATGTCGTACTGCACAACCACAGAAAAAAAACCTATACAAAGGGTAGAAACTGGCACATCCCCATTATGATTACAAAAGTGgcctcctgctgctgctcatttgatacagaagtcttatgataacacagctataaaacattctcataaaaataggagtatgccatggtgaaacttttgcttccactgatagaaatacgttgcacagaagctcgctaaaaagtgtataatcaactgtttgaaatatttctcaataatagttgcaaagaggatccaagtttgtaccatttatccatcttatttgctaagtgaataacaatttctgataattagacaaagttaattagcaacagttagaaaagtacccttttaagaaagtgtcatttgcagcctgtctaagttttctgatttatcatggtatagttctctaactggattctttcatgtcatggtatagtcctctaaatatatgtttacattaaGAATATCCCTCCTAACAAATCTTTCTTACTACTATATTGAAAGTCATTACTGAATTGAATCTTGACAATAGGAAATGTTCCCATACATCACAGCTATTAACTACAGGCAGTGTAGATAACTGTTATGAGCTTGTAACAAGAGGACTGAGTGGAGAGCAAAAAGTTTCACTTCTTAATCAATACTGGTTCTGTGATACTGATATAGGATAATTGCAGATTAGAAActgacatttgttttatgtgggtgacatgagctgcgtacaatttaataaagtattgaggaagattagctcaacatccttctggtaatgacaaatcaaccatgtcctcctcaatagtaatatctcatcattcaccataactgatttaggaaaaataaaaaacatgtgtttgaaacctgggaaaaataggcaactttatct
This portion of the Schistocerca serialis cubense isolate TAMUIC-IGC-003099 chromosome 3, iqSchSeri2.2, whole genome shotgun sequence genome encodes:
- the LOC126471259 gene encoding unconventional myosin-Va-like, translating into MAQIELLEMKRKFDALRVVETEKKMMVALLQRKDEDLKTLKSLLENERKEKMTIINEKEHFEKEKAEEVERINKENLRLKAELDKLNERIKSIQFGAAEQYIQLQLEVDRWREECIQLHSILAKQTEGLKNVASINYESHVHLINEVVELVLEFEAQKINRQLEDELHQEKNKWQAEREQLQQENEKLREENDNQHKLLPPSLTKSPQTQTEAFMQHEIIRVTSEKLVLQEKLDLAKEELSQCKNSLKLQTEVLKDAGWKYILKTNKQDVKIIPYFERHADCQNDYEKVRLLLTTTIYTIEKVTKKGHDDIDIMVLWLSNTVRLLHNLKQYSGDKTFQTENTSLQNEQCLQNFDLTEYREVLSDTAVEIYQSLAGHIQEKIQPLVVPAILEHEEISGLTSQIASGKRGRAVLSSWDSEPFLGVQKSLDALLQELNYIYKIMGNHGVDPELTVQIFRQYTDVPITLQPIIQAAHLLQARKLDEDVQHVCNMCDKLSLLQATLLMDTKIMFPVRFPFNPSKIKLEDIEVPEVLNLPMLKKV